The Glutamicibacter mishrai DNA window CCTCGTAATCGCCAGTCAGGCGTTCATAGAGCTTGACGGGATTGACTTCATAGGAAGTCAGATCCTTTACGGTGTCATCGGTATTAAGGCTCAGGCCCGCCTTGGCAGGATCAACGGTGTAGTCCTTGCCGTTCACTTTTACCTTGATGGGTTCCTGCGCCAACGGTGAGACTACGCGCTCAATTTCCGCACGTGCCTCATCGCTGTTCATCGAGCCGATATTGACGCCTGCAATGGAAGCGTTGGCCGGTACTTGCGAACTGATGAACGCGGCTGCGCCAAAGTACGCCGCAACTACTGCCACAGCACAAGAACCGCCAATGATCCAAGGCTTGGCCTTGCTCTTTGACTTCTTCTTATCCTGCGAGGAATTCGTAGGCGTAGTGGGGGTACTGTCCTGATCAGGGGTCTGCACTGGATTTAGAGTTCTTTCGAAAAGCGTTAGGATTCAGCCGCTAGGTCGAGGTATCTACCACAGGCCATTAAGGCGTCTAGAGAAAATACTAACCGCTGGAACAACCGATAGCCGTGCAGTGAGGCTCTATTCACTCGAATTGTTATCGAGTTGTTGGATTCGTTTAGTTCAAGTCATCCAGCACGAGATCGGCAATCACGTCGAGGCGGCCGAAATCCAGCCGAACGTCAGCCTGATCGCGAAGTGCGGGCTTCGCATTAAACGCGATGCCCAAGCCGGCGGCCGACACCATGTCGAGATCATTGGCACCATCACCCGCGGCAATGGTCGCCGTCAGCGGTATCCCGTGCTCTGAGGACCAAGCGCGAAGCTTTGCTTCTTTCATCTGGCGGTCGACGATCTGGCCATGGACGGTACCGTCAAGTACGCCGTCGGTAATGCCCAGCGTGTTAGCCAACGCGTGGTCCAAGCCCAATTCCACGGCCAGAGGGTCTAGGATCTGCTGGAATCCTCCGGAGACAACCGCGACCTTGTGGCCAGCGGCGTGGAAACGGCGAACCAGGGATGGCGCGCCATCTGAGAAGATGATACGTTGGCCAACTTCTGCAAGTACCGAGTCCGGCAGATCCTTGAGGGTTGCCACGCGTTGGATGAGTGACTGCGCAAAATCCAGCTCGCCGCGCATGGCGGCTTCGGTGACTTCAGCGACCTCCTTTTCCCGGCCGGCATGGGCAGCCAGAAGTTCAATGACTTCCTGCTTGATCAGTGTGGAATCAACATCCATGAGCAGCAACAGCTGAGGCGCTGAAGAAAGCTCTTCAGGAACCACTGCCAGGCAGATATCGGAATATCCCACAGTGCCTGCCGAGACATGGCGATCAACAAATTCGGTCGCAAGCTGCTGGACCTGTGCTTGTGACCCCTCACCGAGTTGTGCCTTGGCCACAAGGCGCTCTTCGCTGGATTTGACGATGAGCTCCTGCCCCTGCGGAATCAGTTGTTCTGCGACAGCAAGGACAAGTAGATCCTGAAAGTGATCGCGAGGGAAGGAAGGACGGGAGACAAAAACCAGAGATGAAGCCATGCATCCATTTTTCAATGATTCAGCTATTGCGACCAAACATGACGGAGAAGACACTTGAATAATCGGGGGATTATGGGTGATTCAATTAGTGAATTAGCAACGAAAAGTCTAGTCTTGAATACCATGAGCGAAGTGCTAACTTTCAAAGATGTCAGCGTGGTACGCGGGCGAAAAGAACTGCTCAAGGACGTGTCCTGGGAAGTTAAAGAAGGACAGCGGTGGATCGTTGTCGGACCCAACGGGGCCGGCAAATCTACCTTGATGAATATCGCAGCCACTCGGTTGCACCCAACCCTAGGCACAGCCGATATTCTCGGCGAACGTCTAGGACGCGTGTCGGTCTTCGATCTTCGCCCACTGATCGGCTTGAGCTCGGCGCTGGTCGCTAACTCGATTCCAGCTAACGAAAAGGCTTTGAATGTAGTTCTGACTGCAGCGTACGGCATGACCGGCCGCTGGCGTGAGAAGTACGAAAAACTCGATGAACGCCGCGCCTTCCGCCTGCTGCACGAGTGGGGCATGTCCACGTTCATGAACCAGCCATTCGGCAAGCTTTCCGAGGGCGAACGCAAGCGTGTGCTCATTGCGCGTGCACTGATGACCGATCCGGAACTGCTCATCCTCGATGAGCCAGCCGCCGGTCTGGATCTTGCCGGACGCGAAGAGCTTGTCGCGCAGATGTCGGAGCTGGCTGCCGATGAAGATGCGCCTGCTCTCGTTTTGGTCACCCACCATCTGGAGGAAGTTCCTGCCGGGTTCACGCACATCCTAATGATGCGTGACGGCCAGGTGGTCGCTGCTGGCGAGATCGATTCCACCCTGACCGAGGAAAACCTCGAACTGACTTACGGCATGAAGTTGAAGCTACGCCGTGAAGGCGGACGCTACTCGGCATTCGCCGGCGCATAAAAGAACGAATTAGAGGAGAAGCTTCTACGTGGTTGAGTTTTGGCGTGAAGCCCTCATCTTCATTGGTGGCCTGTGGGCCGGAACGATCAACACTGTTGTCGGTTCCGGCACGCTGGTCACCTTTCCAATTCTGGTGGCCCTGGGCACGGCCCCAGTCAATGCAGTAGTTTCAAACGCGATGGGCCTTGTTGCCGGTGGATTCTCCGGTGCTTGGGGCTATCGCCGGGAAGCCGCCAGCGTCAAGAAAACGCTGCTCAAGCTTGTACCAGTCTCGCTGGTTGGTGGCTTGATCGGTTCGTTGCTGCTGCTGAACTTGCCTGAATCGGTATTCGGAGTGGTCGCGCCGATCCTTTTGGTCTGTGCGTTGATTCTGGTCATCTTCCAGCCACGATTGGCTAAGTGGGCGAAGTCCCGCCAGGCCGCCAGGGGCGGGACTGATCCTGATGATGCGGACCGGGCCAAGATTCCTGCCATCCTGTATGTTTTGGTATTTATTATCGGCGTCTATGGTGGTTATTTCACCGCCGCCCAGGGCGTCTTGCTCATGGCCGTCTTCGGGGTATTCCTGCAGGCCTCCCTGCAGCAGTCCAACGCCATCAAGGTCATCCTGTCCTTGATCGTGAACCTCATGGCTGCCGTCATGTATCTGATCATTGCTCCAGAGCGCATCAACTGGTTGATTGTCCTCTTGATCGCCGTGGGCTCGCTGATCGGTGGCTTTATCGGCGCCAAAATCGGTCGCAAGCTCTCTCCGGGGTGGCTGCGCGGCATCATCGTTGTCCTCGGTGTCATCGCACTGGTCAATATGCTATTGAAGTTGGTTTGATTCAGTGACGGAAATTCTCAATCCAGAACGGATTCTGCACGTCGAAGATCTCCAGGACTCGCGTCTTGATGAATATCTGAGGCTGTCGGAAGCCCACCTGCGGATGCGCACCGATGTTGAAAATGGCCTCTACATCGCCGAAAGCACCAAAGTTGTCCAGCGTGCTATCAACGCCGGCCATGTTCCTCGCAGTTTCCTTCTTGCTGAAAAGCATCTGGGGCAGTTGACCGAGGAATTCAATCGTTTCCCAACAGCACCCATTTTCATCGGCGATGACCGGCAGCTGGAAGATCTTGTCGGCTTCCACCTGCATCGTGGTGCCATGGCCGCGATGAATCGCCCCGAACCACTGGACTTGGACAAGGTGCTGGAGAACAGCTCCCGTATCGCAATCCTCGAAGACATCGCGGATCACACCAATTTGGGCGCCATCATTCGATCGGCCTCCGGGCTAGGTGTCGATGCCGTATTACTGACGCCCAAGTGCGTGGATCCTTGGTATCGACGCAGCGCACGCGTATCCATGGGTACCGTATTTGATCTGCCTTGGGTTCGACTTGAAAGCTGGCCACAGGATTTGGACAAGCTCAAGTCGCATGGCTATGAACTGCTGGCCATGGAACTGACCGAGGATGCTGTGGCTTTGAATGATGTCCACCTCGCCCCGGGGCAGAAGGTTGCGATGATCCTCGGCAACGAAGGCAGGGGAGTAACCCAGGAAGCCTTGGGTTCCGTGGACCGAACGGTGATCATTCCGATGCATCGTGACGTCGATTCGCTCAACGTTGGTGCGGCAAGTGCAATCGCCTTCTGGCATTTGTGTTCCGCCCCACGTTGAGCTGGTTCTCCTGAGTGCTCAATGTGCGATAGGATGTAATGTCTGTGTGTTGCAGGTTCAGTAACGAATGTTGTACTGCACGGCGAATTTCCGAGTAATTAGCTGCTGGCAAAATCCAGTGGCCATAAACATGAAGGTGTATAGCTATGAAGGCTGATATCCATCCAAATTACGCCGCTGTGGTTTTCAACGACCTGGCATCCGGCGAAAAGATCCTGACCCGTTCGACCGCAACTTCGGACAAGACCATCGAGTGGGAAGACGGCAACACTTACCCAGTGATTGACGTTGAAATCTCGGCTGCTTCGCACCCGTTCTACACCGGTAAGCAGCGCATCATGGACACCGCTGGTCGTGTCGAGCGCTTCAACGCCCGCTTCAAGGGCTTCGGCGGCAAGAAGTAATACTTCGCCCCTCGCAAGCTTTATGCGGCGTGTTTCCAGTTTTCTGGAAACACGCCGCTGCTGTTTTAACTGCGTGGTGAGCTCTGCGATGGAGTGTCCAGGTGAAAGATGCGCAGGGATAGAATGAAAACATGATGCATCATGGTGAATACAAGGTAGTCGGTGGCAAATTAGTCGTAGTTGATCTCGAATCAGACAACGGGGTAATCACAGATGTTTCGCTCAACGGCGACTTCTTCCTGGAACCGGACGAGGCCTTGGAAGACCTCAACGCGGCCGTCCGCGGACTACCAACCGATGCCAGCCACAGCACCATCCGAGATGCTGTCACCAACAACCTGCGCGAGGGCGCGGTGATGTTCGGTTTCGATGCCGACGCCGTTGCCCGCGTGGTTAGGCGAGCCCTAGGACATGCCACAAAGTGGGAGGATCACGAGTGGGAAATACTCGGACCGCAGATCATCCCGATCGCCGAGCAAGTGGCCCTCGATGAAGTACTGACTCGCCAAATTGCCCAAGGCACTCGCAAGCCGACCATTCGTTTCTGGGATTGGAACGAGGGAGCTGTTGTTATCGGCTCCTTCCAGTCGCTCAAGAATGAAGTGGATATGGAGCAAGCCGACAAATACGGCATCCAGGTGGTTCGCCGCATTTCCGGTGGCGGTGCCATGTTCATGGAAGCTGGCAACTGCATTACCTACTCCCTTTATGCTCCCGAATCGCTTGTAGATGGCATGAGCTTCGCGGATTCCTACCCATTCTTGGACGCATGGGTCATGGAAGCCCTTCAAAACATCGGGCTGACAGCGCACTACAAACCGCTGAACGACATTGCCACCGATGCAGGAAAAATCGGCGGAGCCGCGCAAAAGCGGCTCGCCAATGGAGCAATGCTGCATCACGTGACCATGAGCTACGACATCGATGCCGAGAAGATGACCCAGGTATTGCGCATCGGCCGGGAAAAGATTTCAGACAAGGGAATCACCTCGGCGGTGAAGCGAGTGGATCCGCTGAAGTCGCAGACAGATCTTGACCGCATGGAGATCATCCAGGTCATGATGGATACTTTTGCCCGACGCACCGGAGCACAGCAAGCGCAATTGGACGAGGCCACGCGCCAGGCGGCTCAGGAGCTCGCAGAAACAAAGTTCGCTACCGAGCAGTGGACTGCGCGCGTCCCCTAGAACTCGGTTAGCTCGTTAAACCCAACGGGTCTGCGCCATGCATCATGCATGGCGCAGACCCGTTGGCTTTTGGCGTGCGCTTAGCGGCTGGTGCGGCTGAATGCCTGGGCGTTCAAGGAACGCTCTAGTTCAGCCCGCTCTTCAAGCAGGATTCGCTTCAGCGCGCTGGGCGCCTGTGCATTCTCCTCAAGCCAGGCAGACGCTGCGGCCAAAGCGTGATTCTGTTCAATGGCTCCGTCCAAGTCCTGGTGGCCCGGGTAGAGACCCTCGATCACTCGGGTGGAGAACTCCATGCTCATGGTTTCGAATACCGGGAGGATTGCTGCCCAGAATCGCTCTTCAAATGGCGCCAACAAAGCTG harbors:
- a CDS encoding lipoate--protein ligase family protein, with amino-acid sequence MMHHGEYKVVGGKLVVVDLESDNGVITDVSLNGDFFLEPDEALEDLNAAVRGLPTDASHSTIRDAVTNNLREGAVMFGFDADAVARVVRRALGHATKWEDHEWEILGPQIIPIAEQVALDEVLTRQIAQGTRKPTIRFWDWNEGAVVIGSFQSLKNEVDMEQADKYGIQVVRRISGGGAMFMEAGNCITYSLYAPESLVDGMSFADSYPFLDAWVMEALQNIGLTAHYKPLNDIATDAGKIGGAAQKRLANGAMLHHVTMSYDIDAEKMTQVLRIGREKISDKGITSAVKRVDPLKSQTDLDRMEIIQVMMDTFARRTGAQQAQLDEATRQAAQELAETKFATEQWTARVP
- a CDS encoding TrmH family RNA methyltransferase codes for the protein MTEILNPERILHVEDLQDSRLDEYLRLSEAHLRMRTDVENGLYIAESTKVVQRAINAGHVPRSFLLAEKHLGQLTEEFNRFPTAPIFIGDDRQLEDLVGFHLHRGAMAAMNRPEPLDLDKVLENSSRIAILEDIADHTNLGAIIRSASGLGVDAVLLTPKCVDPWYRRSARVSMGTVFDLPWVRLESWPQDLDKLKSHGYELLAMELTEDAVALNDVHLAPGQKVAMILGNEGRGVTQEALGSVDRTVIIPMHRDVDSLNVGAASAIAFWHLCSAPR
- the serB gene encoding phosphoserine phosphatase SerB, coding for MASSLVFVSRPSFPRDHFQDLLVLAVAEQLIPQGQELIVKSSEERLVAKAQLGEGSQAQVQQLATEFVDRHVSAGTVGYSDICLAVVPEELSSAPQLLLLMDVDSTLIKQEVIELLAAHAGREKEVAEVTEAAMRGELDFAQSLIQRVATLKDLPDSVLAEVGQRIIFSDGAPSLVRRFHAAGHKVAVVSGGFQQILDPLAVELGLDHALANTLGITDGVLDGTVHGQIVDRQMKEAKLRAWSSEHGIPLTATIAAGDGANDLDMVSAAGLGIAFNAKPALRDQADVRLDFGRLDVIADLVLDDLN
- a CDS encoding ABC transporter ATP-binding protein; this encodes MSEVLTFKDVSVVRGRKELLKDVSWEVKEGQRWIVVGPNGAGKSTLMNIAATRLHPTLGTADILGERLGRVSVFDLRPLIGLSSALVANSIPANEKALNVVLTAAYGMTGRWREKYEKLDERRAFRLLHEWGMSTFMNQPFGKLSEGERKRVLIARALMTDPELLILDEPAAGLDLAGREELVAQMSELAADEDAPALVLVTHHLEEVPAGFTHILMMRDGQVVAAGEIDSTLTEENLELTYGMKLKLRREGGRYSAFAGA
- a CDS encoding sulfite exporter TauE/SafE family protein; this encodes MVEFWREALIFIGGLWAGTINTVVGSGTLVTFPILVALGTAPVNAVVSNAMGLVAGGFSGAWGYRREAASVKKTLLKLVPVSLVGGLIGSLLLLNLPESVFGVVAPILLVCALILVIFQPRLAKWAKSRQAARGGTDPDDADRAKIPAILYVLVFIIGVYGGYFTAAQGVLLMAVFGVFLQASLQQSNAIKVILSLIVNLMAAVMYLIIAPERINWLIVLLIAVGSLIGGFIGAKIGRKLSPGWLRGIIVVLGVIALVNMLLKLV
- a CDS encoding type B 50S ribosomal protein L31, which translates into the protein MKADIHPNYAAVVFNDLASGEKILTRSTATSDKTIEWEDGNTYPVIDVEISAASHPFYTGKQRIMDTAGRVERFNARFKGFGGKK